A single region of the Glycine max cultivar Williams 82 chromosome 20, Glycine_max_v4.0, whole genome shotgun sequence genome encodes:
- the LOC100805605 gene encoding protein AGENET DOMAIN (AGD)-CONTAINING P1 codes for MRSACRKRDQSLHIPANRTYKRQHILSTLLRSVNDLCDRNTQRKTLNRRAMARTPKPKGGPSAAASAATAFFKPGTAVEVSSEDDGFRGSWFTGTVIRRLASERFLVEYDNLLADDKTTKKLREVLGLRHLRPLPPTETDREFKFGDEVDAFHNDGWWEGHITQELENERFAVYFRVSKEQLVFSKEQLRLHREWLNHDWVPPLQQKQQRQQGNGESKKVLLTPNVKSVETVKGKGIGVGAIVEVSSDEDGFSGAWFAATVVEALGKDKFLVEYHDLLADDDSQLREEIDALHIRPHPLDTDVDGQFSILDEVDAFYNDGWWVGVISKALADSRYVVYFRSSNEELEFENSQLRLHQDWIGGKWVMPCKALKL; via the exons ATGCGAAGTGCGTGTCGAAAAAGAGACCAGTCCCTTCACATTCCCGCCAACCGCACTTATAAAAGACAACACATTCTCTCTACTCTTTTGCGTTCCGTTAACGACCTCTGCGATCGCAACACACAGCGCAAAACCCTAAACCGTCGAGCGATGGCGCGTACTCCTAAACCTAAAGGCGGCCCCTCCGCTGCGGCCTCCGCCGCCACTGCCTTCTTCAAACCCGGTACTGCCGTCGAAGTCAGTTCCGAGGACGACGGTTTCCGGGGATCCTGGTTCACCGGCACCGTCATCCGCCGCCTCGCCTCCGAGAGGTTCCTAGTCGAATACGACAACCTCTTGGCGGACGACAAAACCACGAAGAAGTTGAGAGAAGTCCTCGGTCTCCGCCACCTCCGCCCTCTTCCCCCGACGGAGACTGACCGCGAATTCAAATTCGGCGACGAGGTTGATGCGTTCCACAACGACGGTTGGTGGGAGGGCCACATAACCCAGGAATTGGAGAACGAAAGATTTGCGGTGTATTTCAGAGTGTCCAAGGAGCAATTGGTCTTTTCCAAGGAACAACTCAGGCTCCACCGGGAGTGGTTAAATCACGATTGGGTCCCACCACTGCAGCAGAAACAACAAAGGCAACAG GGCAATGGTGAATCGAAGAAAGTGTTGTTGACACCGAATGTGAAATCTGTTGAAACTGTAAAGGGGAAGGGGATAGGTGTGGGGGCGATAGTTGAGGTTAGCAGTGATGAAGATGGGTTCAGTGGAGCTTGGTTTGCTGCCACTGTTGTTGAGGCACTGGGGAAGGATAAGTTCCTTGTTGAGTACCATGATCTGTTGGCTGATGATGATTCCCAGCTTAGAGAGGAGATTGATGCTCTGCACATTAGGCCTCATCCGCTGGACACGGATGTTGATGGTCAATTCAGTATTCTTGATGAAGTTGATGCTTTCTACAATGATGGTTGGTGGGTTGGTGTGATTTCCAAGGCTCTTGCAGATTCAAGGTATGTAGTTTACTTCAGGTCTTCTAATGAAGAACTGGAGTTTGAGAACTCCCAGTTGAGGCTGCACCAGGACTGGATTGGTGGCAAATGGGTCATGCCTTGTAAG GCATTGAAGTTGTGA